The window GCAAGTTCTTTGACAGCCCGTCAGCGACCAAAACGGGGCAAAATCGCGCCAGTCCGCGTTGGCAGCAATTGTTGGGTGGGCGGGCGGCTATTATCATATTAAGTGATGCTACGCCGGAATGGGGCTCGGCGATCCCGAGCAGGGTAGACGGCATGGCAATTCAGCTGATCAATATTGGGTTTGGCAATATCGTGGCGGCCAATCGGGTCGTGGCGATCGTTAGCCCCGAGTCAGCGCCCATCAAGCGCATCATTACCGAGGCGCGAGACGGCGACCGGCTCGTCGATGCCACCTACGGCCGCCGCACGCGCGCCGTCATCGTCACGGACGCGGGCTACATCGTGCTGTCTGCCCTACAACCCGAAACCGTCTCCCACCGCTTCGTTCAAACCAATCGCTCGCGTGCTGGCGTCGATGGCTAGGGCCCGACCGATCGTGCTGACCGGTCCCAGCGGGGTGGGCAAAGGCACGCTGGCACGCGCGCTAGTCGAGCGCTATCCTGAGATCCAGCTATCGGTATCGGCGACGACGCGCCCCGCGCGGGCAGGCGAGGTCAACGGGCGGGACTATCACTTTCTGTCGCGCTCTCAGTTTGAGGCCATGATTCGGGCGGGCGAGCTGCTCGAGTGGGCTCAGTATGCTGGCAATTACTACGGCACGCCGCGCTCCTCGGTGGAAGAGCCGCTTCAGGCCGGTCGCTCCGTCATACTGGAAATCGAGCTTGAGGGGGCGCGCAATGTGGGAGCGCAGTTCCCCGAGGCGCTGCGCATTTTTATCCTGCCCCCTTCGTGGCAAGAGCTCGAGCGGCGGCTGCGCTGCCGCGGCCAAGACGACGAAGCA of the Cyanobacteria bacterium QS_8_64_29 genome contains:
- a CDS encoding guanylate kinase — encoded protein: MARARPIVLTGPSGVGKGTLARALVERYPEIQLSVSATTRPARAGEVNGRDYHFLSRSQFEAMIRAGELLEWAQYAGNYYGTPRSSVEEPLQAGRSVILEIELEGARNVGAQFPEALRIFILPPSWQELERRLRCRGQDDEAAIERRLARARTEIAAKDEFDRQVANDDLGNALHQLETAIFEGAPC